A genome region from Musa acuminata AAA Group cultivar baxijiao chromosome BXJ3-5, Cavendish_Baxijiao_AAA, whole genome shotgun sequence includes the following:
- the LOC103983872 gene encoding phosphoenolpyruvate carboxylase kinase 2 codes for MGEALMRDYEIGAEIGRGRFGVVRRCRSVATGEEFAVKSVDKRLLADSVDRECAAREAKVHGLAAARNPYAAQIYDAYEDDHWVHLVVELLDGPDLCDRIAARGGTPFPEPEAAAVVEALAEALAGCHRRGVAHRDVKPDNVLFDALGHLKLADFGSAQCFLDADGEWAPMSGLVGTPWYVAPEVVAGREYGEKVDVWSVGVVMYMMLSGGAPPFYGDTAAETFEAVARANLRFPSRVFRSLSPAAKDLMRRMLCRDVARRFSAEQILGHPWILSGGMSPVEGPSRDPSLSMESPEGSLLGLCA; via the exons ATGGGCGAGGCATTGATGAGGGACTACGAGATCGGGGCGGAGATCGGGCGGGGGCGATTTGGGGTGGTGCGGCGGTGTCGGTCGGTGGCCACGGGGGAGGAGTTTGCGGTGAAGTCGGTCGATAAGCGGCTTCTCGCGGACTCCGTCGACCGCGAGTGTGCGGCGCGGGAGGCCAAGGTCCACGGCCTCGCTGCTGCCCGGAACCCCTACGCGGCGCAGATCTACGACGCATATGAGGATGACCACTGGGTGCACCTAGTGGTGGAGCTCCTCGACGGCCCCGACCTCTGCGACCGGATCGCCGCCCGCGGGGGGACACCGTTCCCCGAGCCGGAAGCGGCAGCTGTGGTGGAGGCGCTTGCGGAGGCCCTAGCTGGCTGCCACCGACGGGGGGTAGCGCACCGGGACGTGAAGCCGGACAACGTGCTCTTCGACGCGCTGGGCCACCTCAAGCTGGCCGACTTCGGGTCAGCTCAGTGCTTCCTCGATGCAGACGGGGAATGGGCGCCGATGAGTGGGCTGGTGGGAACACCGTGGTACGTGGCGCCGGAGGTGGTGGCTGGTCGGGAGTACGGGGAGAAGGTGGACGTGTGGAGCGTGGGGGTGGTGATGTACATGATGCTTTCCGGCGGAGCGCCCCCGTTCTACGGGGACACAGCGGCGGAGACCTTCGAGGCGGTGGCCAGGGCCAACCTGAGGTTCCCGTCGAGGGTCTTCCGCTCGTTGTCGCCGGCGGCCAAGGACCTGATGCGGCGGATGCTCTGCAGGGACGTCGCAAGAAGGTTTTCCGCCGAACAAATCCTCG GGCATCCTTGGATTTTAAGTGGAGGGATGAGTCCGGTGGAGGGACCAAGCCGGGATCCATCACTGTCCATGGAGAGCCCGGAAGGCTCGCTGCTTGGGCTCTGCGCATAG